Below is a window of Candidatus Tanganyikabacteria bacterium DNA.
GGGAGCTGGCGGCAGGGCAACGACGGCGACGGCGGCCCGGCGATCCGGGCGAGGCTCAACCGGCCCGCCGGGATCGCGTTCGGACCGGACGGCAGCGCATACCTGGCCGAGGAGGGCCATCACCGAATCCGCAGAGTCGGCCCTGACGGGATCATCGGACCTTTTGCCGGCGCCTTCGAAGGCGACGCCTCGGTCGAGCCGTTCCCGCAGCTGTCCCCCGACGGCACCGACCGGCGCGTGGCGGCGCTGCCCTACCCGCGCAGCCTGGTGGTGGACGGCTCCGGAAACCTCGTCGCCGCGCTGGCCAGCCACCAGATCGTGCTGGTCGCAGTCGCCAGCGAATCTGCTTACGGGGTGCAGATCGCCCCTGGCAAGATCTACCGCATCGCCGGCACGGCCACGTCCCACCCGCCTGCCCGCAGCCCCGACGCGGCCGACGCTACCGGCAACGTCCCGGCCGCGCAGACGACCCTCAAGGCGCCAGGAGGGATGGCCCTCGACGGCCGGGGGAACCTGTTCGTGGCCGAGCGCCTGGCCAACCGCGTCTTGCGCATCGACCGGAGCAGCGGAGTGGTGACGGCCCTGCCGGTCAGCGTATCGGGGCCCGTCGACCTGGCTTGGGCGGGATCGCCCGGCGCCACGGCAGGCGAGCTGTTCGTCTACGCAGCCAACCAGAACGCCATCGTCCGCATCCGGCTTGGCGAAGCGTCGGCTCCCCAAGCGGAGGCGTTCGTGGGCTCGGGGCCCGGCAGAAACGGCTGGAACGGGGATGGCCCGGGAGCCCTGACCGATCTGGCCGACCCGGCGCGCTTCCAGGTGGCGCCGGGGGGCCTGGCGGTCGACGCGCGCGGGGGGCGCCTCTTTTTCGCCGACACCAACAACTTCCGGATCCGGCAAGTCGCTCTCGCGGATCCATCCCGCGCCGTCCGGACGGTCGCGGGCGGAGACGGAGTCGCCAGGGGGACGAACTTCCGCGACGGCGAGGCCACGCGCTGCGGCATCATCGAACCCACGCGCCTGGCGCTGGACCCGGCAGGCAACCTGGTCTTTTCCGACCGGTACCAGTACGTGTACCGGATCCTCTACCTGGCTGCCGAGCCCTTGTGACGGGACTCCCGCCGGGGCGGACGCATCTTCGACCGGACATCTTGACCGACTAACGTGGTCCTGGTATTGTGGTCTGTGACTACATCCGGAGGAACGAATGACAAGGGTGGGAATCCGGGTCTTGAAGGCCAAGCTGAGCGAGTACGTCGCGCTGGCGAACTCGGGAGAGCGCGTGATAGTCACCGATCACGGCAGGGAGGTCGCGGAGCTCGTTCCGCTGGGTCGCAGCGAAGACGAGATGGTCCTCTGGGAGATGGTCAAGACCGGCAGGGCCGAATGGTCTGGCAGGAAGTTCACTCCTCCGGGCCGGCGGGTCACGATCGTGGGCCGACCGATCTCGGAAACGATGCTCGAGGACCGGGAGGGTGGGGTTTGATCCTCTACCTCGACACGAGCAGCCTGTTGAAGCTCTTCTTCACGGAGCCCCACTCCGACCTCGTCGGGCACTGGATCGAAGGTGCCAGCCAGACTGCGACGTCCATCGTGACCTACGTCGAGGTGCATTCGGCCGTGGGGCGGCGGCTGGACGGGATCTCCCTCGATTCCAGCGCGGCACAGCAGGTGCTGGGCGACTTCCGCGCGCGCTGGCACGAGCTCATGCGCCTACCCGTGGACTGGCCGCCGGCTGGTGAAGTGTCCTACCGGCACAAGCTGCGAGCCCTCGATGGAATCCACCTCTCGGCGGCGATCGCCTTGCGAACGGGTGCCAGCGGCAGACCGGTGGCGTTCTCATCGTTCGATCGGCGGCTCAGCGCCGCAGCCGCGGCCGAAGGCTTCGACGTCCTTACCGCTTGAATCGTCGGGCCGGCAGGGCGATCTGGCGGCGTGCCGCTTGGGCGCCCTGCCGGGGTTGCACGCGAGTCACCCTCCCGTCTGGACCTCGCCATAGGCCGCGAGGATCTGGTCATCGCCCTTGCGGTAGTGGCCGTACGCTGCGCCAAGGGTTCCGCCGACGCCGAGTGCCACGAGCGCCCACTTCCCGAAGGCCGCCAGGCCGCCGAGAATGAGCAGTGGAACCGCTAGCTGCGGCAGGAAGAACATGGCCATGATGCCCGCGACAGCCGCCCAGGGGGCCAGCGAGGCGACGGCGAGGGCACCTTGTCCCAGGATGCCGATGGCCGCGCCGAGGCCGGCATACCTGATGCCCATCCAGGCGCCCTCGGAGGCCGTGTTGACTTCCTGGTCGACGCGCACGACCTGGCCCTGCCGGTCGCCAAACTGGACGTTGGCGCCAACCCTGGCACCTTCCGGGCTCAATCCGCGGCCCGACGCGACGTAGGTGTCCTGCCCGATGCGAAAGAAGACGTCGTCCAGGCCGTTGCGCCTGGCCGCCTCGTAGGCGCCGGGCTCGCGGCCCGCCTGTATCTTGACGATCGAAGCCGGTGCCAGGGACCTGCCCCCGGCGGTGAGAGCCGCTTGCATTGGTTTCCTCCTCCTTGCCTCTTGCAAGGGGGATGTGACCAACCGGAGTCACAGCCGGATAACACGGCTGCCGTGCGTCGAACCGGTCCCGGTCCATGTCCCTGTGACGGGGGTGTGATGGTGCCGGGCAACAAGCCTGCCATGCGCAAAGCGAACCTGCTGCTGCCCCTGCTGCTCACTGCCTGCGGCTCCTTGCCGGTCGCACCGGTTGGACCGCCGCCGCCTGCGAATCTGGCAGCCGCTGCCACTCCCCGGGCATACTCCGCGCGCGAGGCCGTGGAGACCGTGGTCGCGGCCTTGAGCCGGCAAGCAGCCGGTGGGGGCCTGGCGCGGCAGGACCTGCCGCTTCGCTTTCGCGCCAGCGAGAACAACGCGGTCGACTGGCTACCGCAGGGCGAGGCATTCGCTCGGCAGATGGCAGACATCGAGCGGGCACGCCGCTTCGTGATCGTCCACAACTTCATCATCAGCGATACGATCACGGGCCGGCGCATGGCCGGGGCCCTGGTGGCGGCAGCCCGCCGCGGCGTGCGGGTGGCGCTGACCTACGACACGTTCGGCACCAGCGTCTACGGGGGCGGTGCCGACAAGATCGTCCGCGAGATGCGGGAGGCGGGCGTGCAGGTCGCCGCGAACTCGTTGCTCAAGTTCCAGCGCATGGAGCACCAGAAGATCGCCCTGATCGACTCGGAGAGCGGGCCGATCTACTACACCGGCGGGCAGGGCTGGGATGACAAGTACAGCGGCTGGGGCGCGGTCCCCGCGTGGAACGACGGCGCGTTCCGGGTGCTGGGTGATGCCGCGACGCAGCAGCTGTGCTTCGAGTTGTGGCAACTCGCCGAGCGCGGGGTGGCGGTCGTGCCGCCAGGCCTCGACGGTAGCCGGGCGGCCGAGCACCTCATGCGGACTTACTTCGGCGGCGGTGGCGGGAGTCCCGGCCGGAAGCGGGTCACGCCGCTCAACAACCTGACCTGGGACATGCGCCCGGTCTCCGACGAGCTGTATCGTCGCATCGACGATCCCGGCGTGCGGGAGATCCGCGTCGCGATGCCCTACGTGACCGACCCGGTGGCGCTTTCCAAGCTGCGGGCGGCCGTCCGGCGCAATGTCTCGGTCCTGTTCCTGATTCCCGGCAAGAGCGACGCCGAGCCCTCGCAAATAGTGACCGTCGACGCGGCCGCTGGAATGGCCCGGGAGGCCGGGCCGCATACGGCCGTGCAGGTGCGCTCGTGGGAGACGCCCGAAACCGGGCCGGCGATGGCGCACCAGAAGTTCGTCGTCTTCATTCGCAGCCGGGCGGGAAGCGGGCGCGTCCTCGACGGGGCAGTGGTCGGCGGCAGCCACAACCTGACCGCGGTCGAGGGGCGCTCGGGCGAGGAGAACAACGACATCCTCGTGGAGGATGCCGAGTTTGCCGGCAGGATGAGCGGCTTGTTCGATCGCCAGTTCCAGCAATCGGCCGTGGTACCGCTGCCCGGGGTGGCCATGGCGGGCATCGCGAAGATCGTCGGCACCCTGCTCCGACCGGTCATGTAGTTACCCCCCTCGCCCGAGGCACCCTTGCGGGTGAGGGCGAGGGGGGCAATGCCCGGATGGGCACCTCCTACACGCTCTTGCCCAGCTGTTCGAAGGTGTCCGTGTCCACCGGACGCTTGGCGCCGAACAGGGCGCCGGCAGCGCCGCCCAGCAGGCCGCCGAGCGCCGTCAGGACCAGCGAAGTGGCGATGACGGCCCCCAGCGGCAGCAGTGCCGGGCTGCCGAGAAGCGAGATGAACAGGATCAGCGGAAACGACACCACGAACGTCCCTGCCGCGGTCCAGAGGCCGATCCGGGCCCCTTCGCCGGCCGAGTTGAGCTGCGCGTCCACGGCCGTGACCACGCCGTAGCGCTCGCCGACCTTCACGGCAGTCCCCTTCTTCACGCCCGAGAGCGGCAGACCGCGGCCCGTGGCAACGTAGGTGTCGCCACCGACCTTGATGAACAGGTCGTCGGCGCCGTTGCCCTTGGCAAGGTCCCTGGCCGGCAAGTCGTTGGCGGGATCCAGCTTCACTAGCCTGGTGGGCTGCAGGGTCGTCCCCGCGATGGTGATCGTACTCATCGTTCCTATCCTCCTCTTCGTCAGCCTTGTGCGTCCGGCAAGTCGCAACCGAGTCTCAAGAAAGGGGCCCCCGGAGGGGATCGCCGGGGGCTCGGGATGCGTTGGTAGGGTCGATTGATCTGGTAGGGTCGATTGATTTTTCCGGGGTTGTCATCGTCTTCGCGAGTCACAGGTCGGTTTCATTGCGGCGCTCCAATGACTTCGCACTCGGTCGCCGGCACGGAGGCCGGCGCCACCCGCCCAGGCGCCATGCTGGGTGGGGCCGGCTGCGCGTGCACTCGCTCGCATCCGCGCTTCCGAGGCCCGGCGCAGCCCCCAGCCGGGCGTCGAGCGAATCCTGCCAGGTTGTAACCCGATTGTGGCTGGCGCCTGTGAAATGATTCGTGTGAGTCGCAGAGCCGACTGAAAAGCTTACAACCCCAAACCGTGCTCTTTCTCCTAGACGGACCCGCCGGCAAACCCTCCCGGCGGGTCCGTCGCCGTTGGTGGCAACCGCGCCCGGTCAGTTGTGACTGCGCTGTTATCCCTGGCTCGGATTGCCATTCCAGCGGAAGGCTCCGGCGTCGGAGCCCCGGGAGGAGGAACTGGCCATGGACATCGCATACGGAACCCTGACGGACCTCATCAAGAGGATCGATCGCAACCGCAACAACCGCATCGACGCGTACGAAGGCCGCGTCGTGGGCGCGGTAGGCAACGACAACGGCATCGCGGGCACCCGCGAGACCGCCGACGCGATCGTCGCCGGCCGGGCGCAAATCAGGGACTTCACCCTCGATCAGCCGGATGCCGACGAGGTGGCCCGCGGCCTGGCAAACGGCGACGCCTGGGTCTCGAAGGACGATCTCCACATCTCGGATCGAGCCCGGGCACGCATCGACGGCCTTGCCGGGGGTGCAGCCGACAACCGCATCTCGGCCAAGGAACTCGCCGCGGCCCTCTCGCGTGGCGGCCTGGCCCTGGCCCGCGACGGACTGTACCTCTCTGACGAAGCGTCCGGCTACCGTCCCGAACCGCCGCCGGTGAACCGTCCCGAACCGCCGCCGGTGAATCGTCCCGAGCCACCGCCGGTGAACCGTCCCGCGCCGCCGCCGGTGAACCGGCCCGAGCCGCCGCCAGTGGACCGGCCCGAGCCCCCGGAGGTACGGGAGCCACGCTACTACTGGCAGCCGACGTACCCCATCATCCTGCCCACCGAGCGGCGCGAGATCCCGAGGATCCCCTTGCCGCCGCGGCCCGAGGGCGCTCGCAAGGTCGATCCCGGCGAGGTCTCGGCCGATCCTTTCGAGCTCCTGGCCGCTTCCGGGCGCCTGCGCACCAGGCGCATGTTCCTGTGGTTCATTCCCTACCACCCGAAGATCGGGGCCGGGGAAGCGCGGGCAGCTCTGCAGGCCGGCCAGCAGGTGTACGTCGGCAGCGGCGGCTTCTGGGGCAGCAAGCGCCCGATCACCGAGGCCGGGCAACTCGACTCATACGTGGCCGAGGAGCGGGCTCGCAAGCTCGCCGACCTGCAGCAAGCGGAGAATCGGGCGGCGGAGTCGCGGCTGTCGGCTTGGCGCGAGAGCGACATCCAGAACCGGCAGAGCCAGCTTCCGCCATTCAACTCGGTCTACGACATGGTCCGGCTCAACCTCAACAACCTCATCGTCTCCGAGTGTCCGGCGCAGTTCAATCGCAACCTCATCACCGCCCTGAACATCTTCAATCAGCCCGCCACGCGGCGGGAGATCGCTCGGAAGTGGCACGAGAACCCGGACATGACCACCTCCGAGTTCAACCGCATGGCCAACTCCGTCGAGACCAGGAAGGTGAGCGAACTTTACTGGGACGCCCGTCACCAGGGCGACTGGGGCACGTACCTCGGCACGAACCCGGTGCCCGGCCTCCGGTATCCCGACACCCAGGAAGACGTCGACTACAACGCTGCTGTCATTCGCCGGGTGGCCGTCGAACTGCCGCTGCTCCTCAACTCGGCGGTGCTGGACTGAATGTCGTCGGCGAAGGCCAGCACCCGTTGATCGTCGGGCCTACCGGCGGCGAGAGGAGGTTCCTCAGGTGCTCCGGGATCGGCTGAGAGGGCAATTGGCATCCACTCAAGGAACGACGGTGAGACCCAGTGCCACCGCGTTGTCACGGATCCGTCGATCGAGCGAGGCCACCGTGACCGGCCCGACGGCGGCACTCCAGATCAAGGCGGTCGCGAGGTGGATGGCGTCAAGGCTCCGCACGGGCTCGACCGGGAATCGCTGCTCGGCCTCCCGCAAGACGTCCTCATCGATCGGCAAGATCTGACTCCGGCCTCGCAGTGCCTCGATCCGCCGCAGGGAGCGCGCACACCCCTCCGGACCCACGCGGCCATCGAGGTTCGCTCGACGCAGGACGCGCCGCGACTCGAGGAGCGTCAGCGACGACATAATTCGGGCGCAACGCCTTTCGAAAGCCGCATCGAACTCGCGGTTCCCCTCGAGCAGGATTGCCGCGAGGGCGCTTGATTCCACGTAGAGGGCTTCCATCATTCGCTCCGCTC
It encodes the following:
- a CDS encoding type II toxin-antitoxin system prevent-host-death family antitoxin; translation: MTRVGIRVLKAKLSEYVALANSGERVIVTDHGREVAELVPLGRSEDEMVLWEMVKTGRAEWSGRKFTPPGRRVTIVGRPISETMLEDREGGV
- a CDS encoding type II toxin-antitoxin system VapC family toxin, with the translated sequence MILYLDTSSLLKLFFTEPHSDLVGHWIEGASQTATSIVTYVEVHSAVGRRLDGISLDSSAAQQVLGDFRARWHELMRLPVDWPPAGEVSYRHKLRALDGIHLSAAIALRTGASGRPVAFSSFDRRLSAAAAAEGFDVLTA
- a CDS encoding phosphatidylserine/phosphatidylglycerophosphate/cardiolipin synthase family protein; the protein is MRKANLLLPLLLTACGSLPVAPVGPPPPANLAAAATPRAYSAREAVETVVAALSRQAAGGGLARQDLPLRFRASENNAVDWLPQGEAFARQMADIERARRFVIVHNFIISDTITGRRMAGALVAAARRGVRVALTYDTFGTSVYGGGADKIVREMREAGVQVAANSLLKFQRMEHQKIALIDSESGPIYYTGGQGWDDKYSGWGAVPAWNDGAFRVLGDAATQQLCFELWQLAERGVAVVPPGLDGSRAAEHLMRTYFGGGGGSPGRKRVTPLNNLTWDMRPVSDELYRRIDDPGVREIRVAMPYVTDPVALSKLRAAVRRNVSVLFLIPGKSDAEPSQIVTVDAAAGMAREAGPHTAVQVRSWETPETGPAMAHQKFVVFIRSRAGSGRVLDGAVVGGSHNLTAVEGRSGEENNDILVEDAEFAGRMSGLFDRQFQQSAVVPLPGVAMAGIAKIVGTLLRPVM
- a CDS encoding type II toxin-antitoxin system VapC family toxin, with product MMEALYVESSALAAILLEGNREFDAAFERRCARIMSSLTLLESRRVLRRANLDGRVGPEGCARSLRRIEALRGRSQILPIDEDVLREAEQRFPVEPVRSLDAIHLATALIWSAAVGPVTVASLDRRIRDNAVALGLTVVP